One genomic region from Yarrowia lipolytica chromosome 1C, complete sequence encodes:
- a CDS encoding uncharacterized protein (Converted to coding from non-coding YALI0C01639g, similar to uniprot|Q06472 Saccharomyces cerevisiae Beta- glucan synthesis-associated protein (Killer toxin- resistance protein 6) and uniprot|P33336 Saccharomyces cerevisiae YGR143w SKN1 glucan synthase subunit frameshift): protein MRNLTDPENDGSDSSDKNSSDKNLSDKLVQTNVESVDSFEHPSTSNETLEQTPEMRTPAQSPGIPPDLGGPETPYNNSRNISEGSEFSYGPGTPYMPRTRRHSGEQRSFGSSSDSLKKEKMGTPSFDRYPVAASLSSYNISFEKHPLMAEDSFSPFGGYPVSVFPLNMDEKEGDDYLHNPDPVLDQEMDKKCHRMDFRGVSSLIAFIALILGAIAVFIIVPALTYSGVTERIDHPVVTHDVEVLSAYRFPQLNFRKTLIDPDTPSSATSHTARDGSSWNLVFSDEFNLEGRTFYPKDDPFWTAVDLHYAATRDLEWYDPDAAITENGTLVLTLDAFKNHDLYYRSGMVQSWNKLCFTQGYIEISASLPGQGRNPGLWPGLWTMGNLGRPGYLSTTDGVWPYSYDSCDAGITPNQSSSDGISYLPGQRLNKCTCKGEDHPNPGVGRGAPEIDALEGSVDSTLHVGVASQSLQVAPFDIWYIPDYNFVEIHNSSVTSMNTYAGGMFQQAISGITVLNNEWYETPSAGSNDDNSYFQTFGFEYTNDDNNGYIQWHVGSDPTFTLHTFALGPNGNVDRRPISKEPMSIIMNLGVSNSWTYIDWPSLSFPSKMRIDYVRIYQPPGQQSITCDPKDYPTYDYIERHRPAYDNANFTLWSDAGYDRPSNTLMDGCT, encoded by the coding sequence ATGCGCAACTTGACAGACCCCGAAAACGACGGCAGCGACTCGTCCGACAAAAACTCGTCCGACAAAAACTTGTCCGACAAGCTCGTCCAGACCAATGTCGAAAGCGTGGACTCATTCGAGCACCCATCCACGTCTAACGAGACGCTGGAGCAGACGCCCGAGATGCGTACCCCGGCGCAGAGCCCTGGCATTCCGCCGGACCTCGGAGGCCCCGAAACTCCATACAACAACTCACGCAACATTTCGGAAGGATCAGAATTCAGCTACGGGCCCGGCACGCCGTATATGCCGCGCACCCGACGCCATTCGGGCGAACAGCGTTCTTTTGGTTCGTCCAGCGACTcgctgaagaaggagaagatgggcACGCCGTCGTTTGACAGATACCCCGTGGCAGCGTCGTTGTCGTCGTATAATATCTCATTCGAGAAACACCCACTCATGGCTGAGGACTCGTTCAGCCCGTTTGGAGGCTACCCGGTGTCGGTGTTCCCTCTCaacatggacgagaaggaaGGAGATGACTACCTGCATAACCCGGACCCGGTGCTGGACCAGGAGATGGACAAAAAGTGCCACCGAATGGACTTCCGGGGCGTCAGCTCGCTGATCGCCTTCATCGCACTCATTCTGGGCGCCATTGCCGTCTTTATTATCGTGCCTGCTCTCACCTACTCTGGAGTCACCGAACGTATCGATCATCCTGTCGTCACCCACGATGTCGAGGTATTATCGGCGTACAGATTCCCCCAGCTCAACTTTAGAAAAACACTCATCGACCCAGATACCCCTTCGTCGGCCACCTCTCACACTGCACGAGACGGCTCGTCCTGGAACCTCGTGTTCTCTGACGAATTCAACCTCGAGGGCCGAACATTTTACCCCAAGGACGACCCCTTCTGGACCGCTGTGGACCTGCATTACGCCGCCACCCGCGACCTGGAGTGGTACGACCCCGACGCCGCTATTACTGAGAATGGTACTCTGGTGCTCACTCTTGATGCCTTTAAGAACCACGACCTGTACTACCGGTCCGGCATGGTTCAGTCGTGGAACAAGCTGTGCTTCACTCAGGGCTACATTGAAATCTCGGCGTCTCTCCCCGGCCAAGGAAGAAACCCTGGCCTGTGGCCTGGTCTATGGACCATGGGTAACTTGGGACGTCCTGGCTACCTGAGTACTACCGACGGAGTCTGGCCTTACTCGTACGACTCGTGTGACGCTGGAATCACCCCCAACCAGTCCTCCAGCGACGGTATCTCTTACCTTCCTGGCCAGAGACTGAACAAGTGCACTTGCAAGGGTGAAGACCATCCGAACCCCGGCGTGGGACGAGGAGCTCCCGAGATTGATGCTCTGGAAGGCTCGGTCGACTCGACTCTTCACGTTGGAGTTGCATCCCAGTCGCTGCAGGTTGCACCCTTTGATATCTGGTACATTCCCGATTACAACTTTGTGGAGATCCACAACTCCAGTGTCACCTCCATGAACACATACGCTGGTGGAATGTTCCAACAGGCCATCTCCGGTATCACCGTGCTCAACAACGAGTGGTACGAGACCCCATCTGCCGGTTCAAATGACGATAACTCATACTTCCAGACGTTTGGTTTCGAATACACCAACGACGACAACAATGGATACATCCAGTGGCACGTAGGTTCCGACCCTACATTCACTCTCCACACCTTTGCCCTTGGACCCAATGGTAACGTCGACCGACGACCCATCTCCAAGGAACCCATGTCCATCATCATGAACTTGGGTGTGTCTAATTCGTGGACCTACATTGACTGGCCCAGTCTCAGCTTCCCATCCAAGATGCGAATCGACTACGTGAGAATCTACCAGCCTCCGGGACAGCAGAGTATCACTTGTGACCCCAAGGATTACCCTACCTATGATTATATTGAGAGGCACCGACCGGCATATGATAATGCCAACTTCACCCTATGGTCTGATGCTGGTTATGATCGGCCGTCGAACACATTGATGGACGGTTGTACGTAG
- a CDS encoding uncharacterized protein (Compare to YALI0C01694g, similar to DEHA0B02497g Debaryomyces hansenii) has translation MTTPGHVPDPGQEKEEFDFELDHNPQDHAVQETQPADSHVPQDHHDQDHHHQPQQYYGEDDSYEMEKGESASPEEGDNKLPQQPRSLARRISEDFFSIRPRRHRTVDDPTPRREMLNNTKRSFPNRAPGPPQHHFFWRFFHPWWFTDHLNLDGFIVILRDWIVSFTIIILMVVHKSARWLGPSCYLGLVMSIVMPSGQLSIISAFVINVLLMFFIMTGWVCANIVPMRISNTYFYDRWTVTDFMQDVVNRGLCSADLSKTELMTCLNEHASRGIYMKGSTSAIYAFWLGVTGCIHFYFKFKHPVYIPGAITGMIAACVSLVSSVHTPWFDAKEVGTGMMKPMGLALALNMFVAIVICPVTSSHQYMDMIKKEYMLLSSLIKFQRKFVAETRPSNETEWLKFNTIEGLILKIRGLFPVLSAMESSMPMEVTITRYSLAHYPSAKITVSRLASMMSGFSMFYDSMENLRHAVLEYHKGDTQTLERQLSFAIGTDNTKPDKKSKKPKDYAPVGAFETQHSMAGILRDEWKRASVQEQDGGSKAVSSDPPFSMADLDHVMETLDRISGPVLDSVAELLDTMVSWTNACNHFRTYAYFLPWMRKKRVALQKEQAAQLVEVYERYKVVRDQFIADRYTIFTGAEAGVLISRVLQGSLYCGYLQEILHNLDFMVDQMIDMDYKQPEPHFVTGLGNYVQMSKFRMSVFTGAGDAKYSNETEAEQSTFSLKSTMAETRDPDALPGQHIGHSVGGFIRSTYHHLIQTKFMVPLKGSIFVIIASFPALFKHSHHWYYTNRLYWVIVMTFLSVAELAVDNLYNIINRILHTFYAVIISMVAWYISTGKGHGNSYGYAVTMGIVYIPLQFYREFHPIGSPIPTIVLVITHTLVVGISWVDGQKISTYSIGVGWTVAWHRFVAVCCGIVIGSICSYLPHPYTGKKAVRKMLSSVIHETGNLFCEVSHFAAEKMRNPRIVVDAKADPIAAHINGIIMKLMGARRTTMILKYEPEMQGPWPAAVYKELIALLGEVVELYLHLYTILKRFKDPTFWLPHVLKCIGWRNQNLMSHYFAILYMSGSALERGVGLPEITPAHLLMEHVQMLDGQLYSLATESEVGVEDPGSPGNPQASPDIIEGAVNEHVDVSNERLRTSDGLQYISALSIANKIYDRMDRILIQVKMIVGEQYGSHNYYLYDHLNTV, from the coding sequence atgACTACACCGGGCCACGTTCCAGACCCAGGtcaagaaaaagaagagtTTGATTTCGAGCTCGACCACAACCCCCAGGACCATGCCGTCCAAGAAACACAGCCTGCCGACAGCCATGTCCCCCAGGACCACCACGACCAGgaccaccatcaccagcCACAACAGTATTATGGTGAGGATGATAGTTACGAGATGGAAAAGGGCGAATCGGCATCTCCCGAAGAAGGCGACAACAAGCTCCCACAACAGCCTCGATCTCTAGCACGCAGAATCAGCGAGGACTTCTTCTCGATTCGACCCCGACGTCACAGAACTGTCGACGATCCCACCCCGCGACGCGAGAtgctcaacaacacaaAACGGTCCTTCCCCAACCGAGCACCCGGTCCTCCACAACACCACTTCTTCTGGCGATTCTTTCATCCGTGGTGGTTCACGGATCATCTCAATCTCGATGGCTTCATTGTCATTCTGCGTGACTGGATCGTCTCTTtcaccatcatcattcTGATGGTGGTACACAAGTCGGCGCGGTGGCTGGGTCCCTCGTGCTacctcggcctcgtcaTGTCTATTGTCATGCCTTCGGGCCAGCTGTCCATCATCTCGGCGTTTGTGATCAACGTCCTGCTCATGTTCTTCATCATGACGGGATGGGTCTGCGCCAACATTGTCCCCATGCGAATTAGCAACACGTATTTCTACGACCGATGGACAGTAACCGACTTTATGCAGGACGTTGTAAACAGAGGCCTCTGTAGCGCTGATCTCAGCAAAACAGAGCTTATGACTTGTCTCAATGAGCATGCCAGTCGAGGTATCTACATGAAGGGCAGCACGTCTGCTATCTACGCCTTCTGGCTAGGAGTAACTGGATGCATCCACTTCTACTTCAAGTTCAAGCACCCCGTGTACATCCCTGGAGCCATCACGGGCATGATTGCTGCCTGTGTGTCTCTTGTTTCGTCAGTTCACACCCCCTGGTTCGATGCCAAAGAGGTGGGAACCGGTATGATGAAGCCCATGGGTCTGGCTCTTGCGCTCAATATGTTTGTCGCAATTGTCATTTGCCCCGTCACCTCCTCTCACCAGTACATGGACAtgatcaagaaggagtacATGCTGCTCAGTTCTTTGATCAAATTTCAGCGCAAGTTTGTGGCCGAGACCCGACCTTCCAATGAGACCGAGTGGCTGAAGTTCAACACCATCGAGGGTCTTATTCTCAAGATCCGGGGTCTCTTCCCTGTGTTGTCGGCCATGGAGTCTTCTATGCCCATGGAAGTCACTATCACGCGGTACTCTTTGGCCCACTACCCTAGTGCAAAGATCACCGTCTCTCGTCTTGCGTCCATGATGAGCGGTTTCAGCATGTTCTATGACTCGATGGAAAACCTGCGACATGCTGTGCTGGAGTACCACAAGGGTGACACACAGACTCTGGAGCGCCAGCTCAGTTTTGCAATTGGTACCGACAATACCAAGCCAGAcaagaagtccaagaaACCGAAGGACTATGCTCCCGTAGGTGCTTTTGAGACCCAGCACTCCATGGCTGGTATCCTGCGAGACGAGTGGAAGCGAGCTTCGGTTCAGGAGCAGGATGGTGGTTCCAAGGCTGTTTCTTCCGATCCACCGTTCTCTATGGCTGACCTGGACCATGTGATGGAGACGTTGGACAGAATCTCTGGTCCTGTTCTAGACTCTGTGGCTGAGCTACTCGATACAATGGTCTCCTGGACCAATGCCTGCAACCACTTCCGAACTTACGCTTACTTCCTTCCTTGGATGCGAAAGAAGCGAGTTGCTCTGCAAAAGGAGCAGGCTGCtcagctggtggaggtcTACGAGCGGTACAAAGTGGTTCGAGATCAGTTTATTGCTGACCGCTACACCATCTTCACTGGCGCCGAAGCTGGAGTCCTCATTTCCCGTGTTCTTCAAGGTTCTCTGTACTGCGGCTACCTGCAGGAGATTCTACACAACCTGGACTTCATGGTTGATCAGATGATCGACATGGACTACAAGCAGCCCGAGCCCCACTTTGTTACTGGTCTCGGAAATTATGTCCAGATGAGCAAGTTCCGAATGTCTGTCTTcactggtgctggtgatgCCAAGTACAGCAATGAGACCGAGGCTGAGCAGAGCACTTTCTCTCTCAAGAGCACCATGGCCGAGACTCGTGATCCCGACGCCCTTCCTGGACAGCACATTGGTCACTCTGTGGGTGGATTCATTCGATCTACCTACCATCATCTTATCCAGACCAAGTTCATGGTTCCACTTAAGGGCTCGATTTTCGTCATCATTGCTTCTTTTCCCGCCCTGTTCAAGCACTCGCACCACTGGTACTACACTAACCGTCTTTACTGGGTCATTGTAATGACTTTCCTGTCGGTGGCCGAGCTGGCTGTCGATAACCTGTACAATATCATCAACCGTATTCTGCATACCTTCTATGCGGTAATCATCTCAATGGTTGCATGGTACATTAGTACGGGTAAAGGTCATGGTAACTCCTACGGCTACGCAGTCACCATGGGTATTGTCTACATTCCCCTGCAATTCTACCGTGAGTTCCATCCCATTGGTTCTCCCATCCCTACCATTGTGTTGGTTATCACTCATACTCTGGTGGTGGGTATTTCGTGGGTCGATGGCCAGAAGATCTCTACCTACAGCATTGGCGTGGGTTGGACTGTTGCGTGGCATCGATTTGTTGCTGTCTGCTGTGGTATTGTCATTGGTTCCATTTGTTCGTACCTCCCTCACCCTTACACCGGTAAGAAGGCTGTTCGAAAGATGCTCTCGTCTGTCATTCATGAGACCGGTAACCTCTTTTGTGAGGTGTCTCACTTTGCCGCGGAGAAGATGCGCAATCCCCGAATCGTGGTGGACGCCAAGGCTGATCCTATTGCAGCTCACATCAACGGTATCATCATGAAGCTGATGGGCGCACGTCGAACGACCATGATTCTCAAGTACGAGCCCGAAATGCAGGGTCCCTGGCCTGCCGCGGTGTACAAGGAGCTTATTGCGCTGCTCGGCGAGGTTGTCGAGCTGTATCTGCACCTGTACACAATTCTCAAGCGGTTCAAGGACCCAACGTTCTGGCTACCGCACGTTCTCAAGTGTATTGGATGGCGAAACCAAAACCTAATGTCTCACTATTTTGCCATTCTCTACATGTCTGGATCTGCTCTGGAGCGAGGTGTCGGTCTTCCCGAGATCACTCCTGCTCATCTTCTGATGGAGCATGTCCAGATGCTCGATGGTCAGCTCTACAGCTTGGCCACCGAAAGTGAGGTGGGTGTGGAGGACCCCGGTAGTCCCGGAAACCCCCAAGCCTCGCCTGACATTATTGAAGGAGCCGTCAACGAGCATGTGGATGTCTCCAACGAGCGTCTTCGAACCTCGGATGGTCTTCAGTACATTTCTGCCCTGTCGATTGCCAACAAGATTTACGACCGAATGGACCGAATTCTGATCCAGGTCAAGATGATTGTTGGTGAGCAGTACGGGTCCCATAATTATTATCTTTACGACCATCTCAACACGGTCTAG
- a CDS encoding uncharacterized protein (Compare to YALI0C01738g, similar to Saccharomyces cerevisiae SQT1 (YIR012W); ancestral locus Anc_7.180, similar to uniprot|P35184 Saccharomyces cerevisiae YIR012W Ribosome assembly protein SQT1) — protein sequence MSVNNHLGDQIDAQASHDQDNQNDIYIDESEIADVVPDSNEPEPEEDDDDMEGLDEGMEDDGEQGEGEERIEVDMRNNAVAWFDKHEDSVFRVIAHPSVPLVVSGGGDNCGYMWTSNSNEPKLVTKLDGHKESVTDGGFTADGTFLVTSDMAGCVKLFHGTNKFQKWTEIDSIQEVEEVVWTKVHPEQNIVAFGATDGSVWVYSIEDTGFVSMTVLNGHSGCCTVGTWVLADDKDSLTLVTGSDDGSIVNWNVYNSVANYTLSATLFKGPDVWVSMAEDPTKKTLAAGAADGKLVLFKIDGGQLIETINTCSTKMEDGERSVEALSWCKSMKLLAAGTTSGQIMLYDTNTWRLRKILVMGDAVTWLQFIEDTPVLVAGAMDGVIRRFDARNGDEMWVGRGHNMGVLDMAVTSQGKLVTAGDEGVCLVFDETSESLP from the coding sequence ATGAGTGTAAACAACCATCTAGGAGACCAGATCGACGCGCAGGCATCGCACGACCAGGATAACCAGAACGACATCTACATTGACGAATCTGAAATCGCCGATGTTGTTCCCGATTCCAACGAGCCTGAGCCCGAAgaggacgatgacgatATGGAGGGTCTCGACGAGGGcatggaggacgacggAGAGCAGGGCGAGGGCGAGGAGCGAATCGAGGTTGATATGCGAAACAATGCCGTGGCCTGGTTCGACAAACATGAGGACTCTGTGTTCCGAGTGATTGCACACCCCTCGGTGCCTCTGGTTGTGTCTGGAGGTGGCGACAACTGTGGATACATGTGGACCAGCAATTCCAACGAACCAAAGCTGGTGACCAAACTGGACGGTCACAAGGAGAGTGTGACCGATGGAGGCTTCACTGCCGACGGTACTTTTCTGGTGACTTCAGATATGGCTGGATGTGTCAAGTTGTTCCACGGCACTAACAAGTTCCAAAAATGGACCGAAATTGACTCGATccaggaggttgaggaagTCGTGTGGACCAAGGTGCATCCCGAGCAGAACATTGTGGCCTTTGGAGCCACCGACGGCTCCGTTTGGGTCTACTCCATTGAGGACACTGGCTTCGTGTCCATGACTGTGCTGAACGGTCACTCTGGCTGCTGCACTGTTGGCACCTGGGTTCTGgccgacgacaaggactcTCTGACTCTTGTTACCGGCTCAGACGACGGATCCATCGTCAACTGGAATGTCTACAACTCCGTGGCCAACTACACTCTTTCTGCCACTCTGTTCAAGGGCCCCGACGTCTGGGTGTCCATGGCCGAGGACCCTACCAAGAAGACTTTGGCCGCTGGAGCTGCCGACGGCAAACTCGTATTGTTCAAGATTGACGGAGGTCAGCTCATTGAGACCATCAACACTTGCTCTACCAAGATGGAGGACGGAGAGCGGTCTGTGGAGGCTCTGTCCTGGTGCAAGAGCATGAAACTGCTGGCCGCTGGAACCACTTCTGGTCAGATTATGCTCtacgacacaaacacctggCGTCTGCGAAAGATCCTCGTCATGGGAGACGCCGTCACCTGGCTGCAGTTTATCGAGGATACTCCCGTGCTGGTGGCTGGTGCTATGGACGGAGTTATTCGACGATTCGACGCTCGAAACGGTGACGAGATGTGGGTTGGACGAGGACATAACATGGGTGTCTTGGATATGGCTGTTACTAGCCAGGGTAAGCTGGTTACTGCGGGTGACGAGGGTGTTTGTTTGGTTTTTGACGAGACCAGCGAGAGTCTCCCTTAG
- a CDS encoding uncharacterized protein (Compare to YALI0C01716g, similar to Saccharomyces cerevisiae HEM12 (YDR047W); ancestral locus Anc_3.294, similar to uniprot|P32347 Saccharomyces cerevisiae YDR047W Uroporphyrinogen decarboxylase (EC 4.1.1.37) (URO- D) (UPD)): MTKFPALKNDLILRAARGEKVERPPVWMMRQAGRYLPEYHVVKGKRDFFETCRDPKIAAEITIQPIEHFPGLIDVAIIFNDILVIPQALGMTVEMVDKVGPHFPEPLRTPEDIKRLKKSSEVVIKDCLGWSLDAITLTRHQLDGRVPLFGFVGAPFTLLAYMLEGGSSRMHKWTKEWLYKYPEECHEVLQRITDVAVDYLAHQVIAGAQLLQVFESTGGELTPAEFKLYSLPYVKQIRDKVPARVKELAGDEYDRKEHDVPMVFFPRNSWYALDACCDLGYDVISLDSSWDPAEAVKVVGDRRVTLQGNLDPGVIYGSREMITKKVEEMIAGFGGGKQNYIINFGHGTQPMMDPEQVGWFLEECHRVGKQ, from the coding sequence ATGACCAAGTTTCCTGCCTTGAAAAACGATCTGATTCTGCGAGCTGCCCGCGGCGAAAAAGTTGAGCGGCCTCCCGTGTGGATGATGCGTCAGGCTGGTCGATATCTCCCCGAGTACCATGTTGTCAAAGGTAAGCGAGATTTTTTCGAGACCTGTCGAGACCCCAAGATCGCCGCTGAGATTACAATTCAGCCCATTGAGCACTTCCCCGGGCTCATTGACGTGgccatcatcttcaacgACATCCTGGTGATCCCCCAGGCTCTCGGAATGACGGTCGAAATGGTGGACAAGGTGGGCCCCCACTTCCCCGAGCCTCTCCGAACTCCTGAGGACATCAAAAGACTGAAGAAGAGCAGTGAGGTGGTCATTAAGGACTGCCTCGGATGGTCACTGGACGCCATCACTCTGACACGTCATCAGCTCGACGGACGAGTCCCCCTGTTTGGCTTTGTGGGTGCTCCCTTCACTCTGCTGGCTTACATGCTGGAGGGCGGATCGTCCCGAATGCACAAGTGGACCAAGGAGTggctgtacaagtaccccgAGGAATGCCACGAGGTCCTGCAGCGAATCACCGATGTCGCTGTGGACTACCTGGCTCATCAGGTGATTGCAGGCGCCCAGCTTCTACaggtgtttgagagcaCCGGTGGTGAGCTTACCCCCGCCGAGTTCAAGCTCTACTCGCTTCCTTACGTCAAGCAGATCCGAGACAAGGTGCCTGCCCGTGTCAAGGAGCTTGCTGGAGATGAGTACGACCGCAAGGAACACGATGTTCCTATGGTCTTCTTCCCTCGAAACTCGTGGTACGCTCTGGACGCATGCTGTGATCTAGGCTACGACGTAATCTCGCTGGACTCGTCCTGGGACCCCGCCGAGGCCGTTAAGGTCGTGGGAGACCGACGAGTCACTCTGCAGGGTAACCTGGACCCCGGCGTCATCTACGGATCCCGAGAAATGAtcaccaagaaggtcgaggagatgattgccggctttggaggtggaaagCAGAATTACATTATCAACTTTGGTCACGGTACTCAGCCTATGATGGACCCCGAGCAGGTTGGGTGGTTTTTGGAGGAATGCCACCGGGTTGGTAAGCAGTAA